Proteins encoded by one window of Listeria cossartiae subsp. cossartiae:
- the abc-f gene encoding ribosomal protection-like ABC-F family protein, translating into MTIVAMNEVVKSFTGDIILEKVSLQLEEGERVGLIGRNGEGKSTILKILKGTEGVDSGVVTSKKGAKIGLLEQLSSVDPNIIVEQYLRTSFGELEDLEKELRSLEAEMATNASEKLMNRYGDKMALFGELGGYEMDANLNKVVNGLGIGVLLPQRWGDLSGGEKTKAALAHLLLQKTDLLLLDEPTNHLDLMAVEWLTAFLQHYSGTVLVVSHDRYFLDEVVQKMVELENRELIVYHTNFSGYLKEREERLLREFQDYKDQQKKIKKMQQAIKRLQQWAMQANPPNDAMFRRAKNMERALERMEKVKRPVLTQKQMQLQFDEAGRSGQEVVVMDGLSKTFGEKEIVRDVSLQIRQGERVAIIGENGAGKSTLLKLMEGKVTPDGGVIKVGASVKIASLSQQMEELNEELTVLEAFRDKVAVTEGEARQMLAGFMFYGEMVFRKVANISGGERMRLRLAQFINMPVNTLILDEPTNHLDIASREVLEEAVRTFTGTIITVSHDRYFIDQLCSRVIWLENKQLTVYEGNYSYAVSKRG; encoded by the coding sequence ATGACAATAGTAGCAATGAATGAGGTAGTTAAAAGTTTTACTGGGGATATTATTTTAGAGAAGGTTTCCCTTCAATTAGAAGAAGGTGAACGCGTCGGTTTAATCGGTCGAAATGGGGAAGGGAAAAGTACCATTTTGAAGATTTTAAAAGGGACTGAGGGTGTTGACAGTGGGGTTGTAACGAGTAAAAAGGGAGCGAAGATTGGGCTTTTAGAGCAATTGTCGAGCGTGGATCCTAATATAATAGTAGAACAATATTTGCGGACTAGTTTTGGTGAGCTGGAGGATTTGGAAAAAGAATTGCGTTCATTAGAAGCAGAAATGGCAACGAATGCAAGCGAAAAACTAATGAATCGTTATGGGGATAAAATGGCGTTGTTTGGCGAGCTTGGTGGCTATGAGATGGATGCTAATTTGAATAAGGTAGTGAATGGGCTGGGGATTGGTGTGCTACTGCCGCAGAGATGGGGAGATTTAAGTGGTGGTGAGAAAACGAAGGCAGCGCTAGCTCATTTATTACTGCAAAAAACGGACTTATTACTACTAGATGAGCCGACGAACCATTTGGATTTAATGGCGGTGGAATGGTTGACCGCGTTTTTACAACATTATTCAGGAACCGTGCTCGTTGTTTCCCACGATCGCTACTTTTTAGATGAAGTAGTCCAGAAAATGGTGGAGCTGGAGAATCGTGAATTAATTGTCTATCACACGAATTTTTCTGGATATTTAAAGGAACGCGAAGAACGATTATTACGCGAATTCCAAGATTATAAAGACCAACAAAAGAAAATTAAAAAAATGCAGCAAGCTATCAAACGACTGCAACAGTGGGCGATGCAAGCTAATCCGCCAAATGATGCCATGTTCCGCCGAGCAAAAAATATGGAGCGTGCATTAGAGCGAATGGAGAAAGTGAAGCGACCAGTTTTAACACAAAAACAAATGCAATTACAGTTTGATGAAGCAGGTCGAAGTGGGCAGGAAGTAGTGGTTATGGATGGATTAAGCAAAACTTTTGGCGAGAAAGAAATTGTGCGTGATGTCTCTTTGCAAATTAGGCAAGGGGAGCGAGTGGCGATTATCGGTGAAAATGGAGCGGGGAAATCCACTTTGCTTAAATTAATGGAAGGGAAGGTCACCCCGGATGGCGGAGTGATCAAGGTCGGCGCAAGCGTGAAAATCGCCTCGCTGTCGCAACAAATGGAAGAGCTGAACGAAGAGCTGACAGTGCTCGAGGCGTTTCGCGATAAGGTCGCTGTGACAGAAGGAGAAGCGCGTCAAATGTTGGCTGGTTTCATGTTTTATGGGGAAATGGTCTTTCGAAAAGTGGCGAATATCAGTGGTGGTGAACGAATGCGGCTCCGGTTGGCGCAATTTATTAATATGCCGGTGAATACGCTGATACTTGATGAGCCAACCAACCATTTAGATATTGCTTCACGTGAAGTTTTAGAAGAAGCAGTCCGGACTTTTACTGGGACAATCATTACTGTATCGCATGACCGTTACTTTATTGACCAGCTTTGTTCTAGAGTGATTTGGCTTGAGAATAAGCAATTGACAGTGTATGAAGGTAATTATAGTTACGCAGTTAGTAAACGTGGATAA
- a CDS encoding ADP-ribose-binding protein, whose protein sequence is MEITVVKGDITEQDVDVIVNAANPGLLGGGGVDGAIHQAAGPDLLKECQEVINRIGSCPAGEAVITSAGDLKASYIIHAVGPIWKDGEHQEANKLASCYWKALDLAAGKDLVSIAFPNISTGVYGFPKKLAAEVALYTVRKWMEEEYDSSIEEIRFVCFDEENATLYNELINSEVV, encoded by the coding sequence ATGGAGATTACAGTTGTAAAAGGCGATATTACAGAACAAGATGTGGATGTCATTGTGAACGCGGCGAACCCGGGTCTTTTAGGCGGCGGTGGAGTGGATGGTGCTATCCATCAAGCGGCGGGACCTGATTTATTAAAAGAGTGTCAGGAAGTCATTAATCGAATTGGCTCATGTCCGGCTGGTGAAGCAGTCATTACATCTGCGGGTGATTTAAAAGCGAGCTATATTATTCACGCTGTAGGGCCAATTTGGAAAGACGGCGAGCATCAGGAAGCAAACAAACTGGCTTCTTGTTATTGGAAAGCATTAGATTTAGCAGCTGGAAAAGACTTAGTATCAATTGCTTTTCCTAATATTTCGACTGGTGTGTATGGTTTTCCGAAAAAACTAGCAGCCGAAGTAGCGCTTTATACCGTTCGTAAATGGATGGAAGAAGAATATGATTCCAGTATTGAAGAGATACGTTTTGTTTGTTTCGATGAAGAAAACGCCACACTATATAACGAATTAATAAATAGCGAAGTCGTTTAA